In Romboutsia lituseburensis, a genomic segment contains:
- the trxB gene encoding thioredoxin-disulfide reductase: MENIYDLIVIGSGPAGLSSGLYGARAKLKTLIIEKGKTGGQIVTTHDVANYPGSIQDASGPKLIARMVEQCKGFGAEMVKDNIVDADLNSDIKVLKGEKGKYRGKAIVIATGCTPRKLGAPGEKELTGKGVSYCATCDGDFFTDLEVFAVGGGNSAVEEGMFLTKFARKVTIVQMEDKLTCAKSIEEKAKENPKMNFMFNTTIKEIIGDGIVEKVVFENRLTGELTEYEADEEDGTMGVFVFIGLIPQTEIFKEKIDTDRIGYIITDEDMKTNIDGVFAAGDCRVKTLRQVVTATSDGAVATINAEKYLESKNWDLADSTI, from the coding sequence ATGGAAAATATATATGATTTAATTGTAATAGGTTCAGGACCAGCAGGACTTTCTTCAGGTCTTTATGGAGCTAGAGCGAAGCTTAAAACACTTATAATAGAAAAAGGTAAAACAGGTGGACAAATAGTTACAACACATGATGTAGCAAATTATCCAGGATCTATACAAGATGCAAGTGGACCTAAGCTAATAGCAAGAATGGTTGAACAATGTAAAGGCTTTGGAGCAGAAATGGTGAAAGATAATATAGTAGATGCTGATTTAAATTCTGACATAAAAGTATTAAAGGGAGAAAAGGGAAAATATAGAGGAAAAGCAATAGTTATAGCTACAGGATGTACTCCTAGAAAACTTGGAGCACCAGGGGAAAAAGAGTTAACAGGAAAAGGTGTATCTTATTGCGCTACTTGTGATGGAGATTTCTTTACTGACTTAGAAGTGTTTGCAGTTGGTGGAGGAAATAGTGCAGTTGAAGAAGGTATGTTTTTAACTAAATTTGCAAGAAAAGTAACTATTGTTCAAATGGAGGATAAGTTAACTTGTGCAAAATCTATAGAAGAAAAAGCTAAAGAAAATCCTAAGATGAACTTTATGTTTAATACAACTATAAAAGAGATAATAGGAGATGGAATAGTAGAAAAAGTTGTATTTGAAAACAGATTAACAGGAGAACTTACTGAATATGAAGCAGATGAAGAAGATGGAACAATGGGTGTGTTTGTATTCATAGGATTAATTCCTCAAACAGAAATATTTAAAGAGAAGATAGACACAGATAGAATAGGATACATAATAACTGATGAAGATATGAAAACAAATATAGACGGTGTTTTTGCAGCTGGAGATTGTAGAGTAAAAACTCTAAGACAAGTAGTAACAGCAACTAGTGATGGAGCTGTAGCTACTATAAATGCAGAAAAGTATTTAGAAAGTAAAAACTGGGATTTAGCTGATTCGACTATTTAA
- a CDS encoding GrdX family protein — MIIVTNNPIVKSQIPDKEIVHKDITYIEVLKECRDLVHKGYEILSHPLYGSVKPNETPYRSIIMKKGNNLDTNSLHLIEEAIVTSSKFQNNKKTPNWPNKVIEDFRVIDLDILQNTLQRIQYL, encoded by the coding sequence ATGATAATTGTTACGAATAATCCAATTGTTAAATCACAAATTCCAGACAAAGAAATAGTGCATAAAGATATAACATACATAGAAGTATTAAAAGAGTGCAGAGATCTAGTTCATAAGGGGTATGAAATTTTATCTCATCCTCTTTACGGAAGCGTAAAGCCAAATGAAACACCATATCGAAGTATAATAATGAAAAAGGGAAATAATCTAGATACAAATTCATTACATTTAATAGAAGAAGCAATAGTTACATCAAGTAAATTCCAAAATAATAAAAAAACTCCAAATTGGCCAAACAAAGTTATAGAAGATTTTAGAGTCATTGATTTAGATATTTTACAAAATACCTTGCAAAGAATTCAATACTTATAA
- the trxA gene encoding thioredoxin TrxA, producing MIALDKNTFEEEVLKHEGVVVVDFWSEGCEPCKALLPEVEELATQYADNFKFCKLDTTKARRLAIKEKVLGLPTIAIYKDGAKIDEVTKDDATRSNIEEMIKKYI from the coding sequence ATGATAGCTTTAGACAAGAATACTTTTGAAGAGGAAGTTTTAAAACATGAAGGAGTAGTAGTTGTAGATTTCTGGAGTGAAGGATGCGAGCCTTGTAAAGCATTACTTCCAGAAGTAGAAGAATTAGCAACTCAATATGCTGATAATTTTAAATTCTGCAAGTTAGATACAACTAAAGCAAGAAGATTAGCTATAAAAGAAAAAGTATTAGGACTTCCAACTATAGCTATATATAAAGATGGAGCTAAGATAGATGAAGTAACTAAAGATGATGCAACAAGATCTAATATAGAGGAAATGATAAAAAAATATATATAG
- the grdA gene encoding glycine/sarcosine/betaine reductase complex selenoprotein A: protein MSILANKKVLIIGDRDGIPGPAIEECVKTVEGAEVIFSSTECFVUTAAGAMDLENQKRVKEACEKHGADNLVVLLGASEAEAAGLAAETVTAGDPTFAGPLAGVELGLRVYHVVEEEMKAEFDDAVYDEQISMMEMVLEVDEIVEEMTSMRDQFCKFNA from the coding sequence ATGAGCATACTTGCTAATAAAAAGGTCCTTATAATAGGTGACCGTGATGGTATACCAGGACCTGCCATAGAAGAATGTGTAAAAACCGTAGAAGGAGCAGAAGTAATATTTTCTTCAACAGAATGTTTTGTCTGAACGGCTGCTGGGGCTATGGACTTAGAAAACCAAAAAAGAGTTAAAGAAGCTTGCGAAAAGCATGGAGCTGATAACTTAGTGGTTTTATTAGGTGCATCTGAAGCCGAAGCTGCAGGTCTTGCAGCAGAGACAGTAACAGCAGGAGATCCAACATTTGCAGGTCCACTTGCTGGAGTTGAATTAGGTCTTAGAGTTTATCATGTTGTAGAAGAAGAAATGAAAGCAGAGTTTGATGATGCTGTTTATGATGAACAAATAAGTATGATGGAAATGGTACTGGAAGTAGATGAAATAGTAGAAGAAATGACTAGCATGAGAGATCAATTCTGTAAGTTTAATGCTTAA
- a CDS encoding glycine/sarcosine/betaine reductase component B subunit — protein MRLELGKIFINDVQFGEVTEVKDGVLYVNKEEMLKEIGGDEHIKSIDIDLVHPGESVRITPVKDVIEPRVKVEGKGGIFPGIISKVETVGTGKTHALSGCAVVTTGKIVGFQEGIIDMMGPGADYCPFSKLHNIVVIAEPVDGLKQHDHEKAVRMIGFKAATYLGEAGRNVEPNEVKVYETKPLLESIAEYPDLPKVGYVYMLQTQGLLHDTYVYGVDAKQIVPTLLYPTELMDGAIVSGNCVSACDKNPSYVHINNSVVEDLYEQHGKEINFVGVIATNENVYLADKERSSNWTAKLCKYLGLDAVIISQEGFGNPDTDLIMNCKKIEMEDIKTVIVTDEYAGRDGGSQSLADADVRANAVVTGGNANELVVLPKMDKVIGHIEVVDVIAGGFAGSLREDGSIEAEIQVITGATNETGFGKLSTVTY, from the coding sequence ATGCGTCTTGAGTTAGGGAAAATCTTTATAAATGACGTTCAATTTGGTGAAGTAACAGAAGTTAAAGATGGCGTTTTATACGTTAATAAAGAAGAGATGCTTAAAGAAATTGGTGGAGATGAACATATAAAATCTATAGATATAGATTTAGTTCATCCAGGGGAAAGTGTAAGAATAACACCTGTAAAAGATGTTATAGAGCCAAGAGTTAAAGTTGAAGGTAAGGGAGGGATATTCCCTGGTATAATATCAAAAGTTGAAACGGTAGGGACTGGAAAAACTCATGCTCTTTCTGGTTGTGCAGTTGTGACTACAGGTAAGATAGTTGGTTTCCAAGAAGGTATAATAGATATGATGGGACCTGGTGCTGATTATTGTCCTTTCTCAAAACTACACAATATAGTAGTTATAGCAGAGCCAGTAGATGGATTAAAACAACATGATCATGAAAAAGCTGTTAGAATGATAGGATTTAAAGCAGCAACATATCTAGGAGAAGCTGGTAGAAATGTAGAACCTAATGAAGTTAAAGTTTATGAAACTAAGCCATTATTAGAATCAATAGCAGAGTATCCAGATCTTCCTAAAGTAGGATATGTATATATGCTTCAAACTCAAGGTCTACTTCATGATACATATGTGTATGGAGTTGATGCAAAGCAAATAGTTCCAACATTACTTTATCCAACTGAGCTTATGGATGGAGCAATAGTTAGTGGAAACTGTGTTTCTGCATGTGACAAAAACCCTTCATATGTTCATATAAATAACTCTGTAGTAGAAGATTTATATGAGCAACACGGAAAAGAAATAAACTTTGTAGGTGTAATTGCAACTAATGAAAACGTATACCTTGCAGATAAAGAAAGATCTTCTAACTGGACTGCAAAATTATGCAAATACTTAGGATTAGATGCAGTTATAATATCGCAAGAAGGTTTCGGAAATCCAGATACAGATCTTATAATGAACTGCAAAAAAATAGAAATGGAAGATATAAAAACAGTTATAGTAACTGATGAATATGCAGGACGTGATGGAGGTTCTCAATCACTTGCAGATGCTGATGTTAGAGCTAATGCAGTTGTTACAGGCGGAAATGCAAATGAATTAGTAGTGTTACCGAAGATGGATAAAGTAATAGGCCATATAGAAGTTGTGGATGTTATAGCAGGTGGATTTGCTGGAAGTTTAAGAGAAGATGGAAGTATAGAAGCAGAAATACAAGTTATAACTGGTGCTACAAATGAAACAGGATTTGGAAAATTATCTACAGTTACTTATTAG
- the grdB gene encoding glycine reductase complex selenoprotein B, which produces MGKLRVVHYINQFFAGIGGEEKADTKPHIAEKLPPISLQLNKLLGEDMEVVGTVVCGDTYFNENLETASKEVLDMIKGFNPEFFIAGPAFNAGRYGVAAGAITKVVKENLNIPCFTGMYVENPGADMFKKDVYIMETSDSAAGMRKALPKMAKFAQKLANGEKLGSPKEEGYIEQGLRVNFFHEDRGSKRAVDMLIKKIKGEEFVTEYPMPVFDRVNPAKALKDLSNAKIALVTSGGIVPKGNPDRIESSSASKYGEYSLAGFDNLTEDSHETAHGGYDPVYANLDADRVLPVDVVRDMVKEGLIGELHEIFYTTTGNGTAVANAKKYANEIGNKLKDAGVEAVILTSTUGTCTRCGATMVKEIERVMEVPVVHMCTVVPISLTVGANRIVPTIAIPHPLGNPALDEREEKALRRGLVEKALVALTTEVDDQTVFENPDTSSLKPRAMA; this is translated from the coding sequence ATGGGAAAACTAAGAGTAGTTCATTATATAAATCAATTCTTTGCTGGAATTGGTGGAGAAGAAAAAGCTGACACTAAACCACATATAGCAGAGAAATTACCGCCAATAAGTTTACAACTTAATAAGTTGTTAGGTGAAGATATGGAGGTAGTTGGAACAGTTGTATGTGGAGATACATACTTTAATGAAAACCTAGAAACTGCAAGTAAAGAAGTATTAGACATGATAAAAGGATTTAATCCAGAATTTTTCATAGCAGGTCCTGCATTTAATGCTGGTAGATATGGAGTAGCAGCTGGAGCTATAACTAAAGTAGTTAAAGAAAATTTAAACATACCTTGTTTTACAGGGATGTACGTAGAAAATCCAGGTGCAGATATGTTTAAAAAAGATGTTTATATAATGGAAACATCTGATTCAGCTGCAGGGATGAGAAAGGCACTTCCTAAAATGGCTAAGTTTGCACAGAAACTAGCTAATGGAGAAAAACTAGGTTCTCCTAAAGAAGAAGGATATATAGAGCAAGGATTAAGAGTTAACTTCTTCCATGAGGATAGAGGATCAAAAAGAGCTGTTGATATGCTTATAAAGAAAATAAAAGGGGAAGAATTTGTTACTGAGTACCCAATGCCAGTATTTGATAGAGTAAATCCAGCTAAAGCATTAAAAGATTTATCAAATGCTAAAATTGCACTTGTAACTTCAGGTGGTATAGTACCAAAAGGAAATCCTGATAGAATAGAGTCTTCTTCAGCATCTAAGTATGGTGAATATTCATTAGCAGGGTTTGATAATTTAACTGAAGATTCACATGAAACAGCACATGGTGGATATGATCCAGTATATGCTAATTTAGATGCAGACAGAGTTTTACCTGTTGATGTAGTTAGAGATATGGTAAAGGAAGGATTAATAGGAGAATTACATGAAATTTTTTATACAACTACTGGAAATGGTACAGCTGTTGCAAATGCAAAAAAATATGCAAATGAAATAGGTAATAAATTAAAAGATGCAGGTGTAGAAGCTGTTATCTTAACTTCTACATGAGGCACTTGTACTCGTTGCGGTGCAACGATGGTAAAAGAAATAGAAAGAGTTATGGAAGTTCCTGTAGTTCATATGTGTACAGTAGTTCCTATATCTTTAACAGTTGGAGCAAATAGAATAGTTCCAACAATAGCAATACCACATCCACTTGGAAATCCTGCTCTTGATGAAAGAGAAGAAAAAGCATTAAGAAGAGGATTAGTAGAAAAAGCGTTAGTTGCTTTAACTACAGAAGTAGATGACCAAACTGTATTTGAAAATCCAGATACATCTTCATTAAAACCTAGAGCAATGGCATAA
- the grdC gene encoding glycine/sarcosine/betaine reductase complex component C subunit beta: MSYPVLKGASYVLIHTPDMIVQNGSTCNVERATNPDSEFLKEINNNIRNYEDVVNYMPNQVYIGNNRPEELKNISMPWCNEKVEGNRFGKLGEIMPQDEFIALMQICDAFDLVKLCEGFINEVKPKLENNYPELDQFIAKLKGDNIEEGLELVNNHTAEGLYHEGKMVGYVKRAHDVDVNLNAHTMFENLVVKASGVLSAIHLLRSSKINPLDIDYVIECSEEACGDINQRGGGNFAKSIAEIAGYNNATGSDTRGFCAAPTHALIQAAALVKSGVYKNVVVVAGGASAKLGMNAKDHIKKGLPVLEDVVGGFAVLVSENDGINPIIRTDLVGKHNVGTGSSPQAVMTALITSGLDRANLKITDVDVFSVEMQNPDITKPAGAGDVPEANYKMIGALAVKRGDLEKKELKDFVANKGLPGWAPTQGHIPSGVPYVGFCIDDLTMGDKNRAMIVGKGSLFLGRMTNLFDGVSFIVERNNGVEEESSGVSKDEVKKIIAEALRKLALDMIEE; the protein is encoded by the coding sequence ATGTCTTATCCAGTTTTAAAAGGTGCAAGTTACGTACTTATTCATACTCCAGATATGATAGTACAAAATGGTAGTACATGTAATGTTGAAAGAGCTACAAATCCAGATTCTGAATTTCTAAAAGAGATAAATAATAATATAAGAAACTACGAAGATGTAGTAAACTATATGCCAAATCAAGTATACATAGGGAATAATAGACCTGAAGAATTAAAAAATATATCAATGCCTTGGTGCAATGAAAAAGTAGAAGGAAATAGATTTGGAAAATTAGGAGAGATAATGCCTCAAGATGAATTTATAGCTTTAATGCAAATATGTGATGCATTTGATTTAGTAAAATTATGTGAAGGATTTATAAATGAAGTAAAACCTAAATTAGAAAATAACTACCCTGAGTTAGATCAATTTATAGCTAAATTAAAGGGTGATAATATAGAAGAAGGATTAGAATTAGTAAACAACCATACAGCAGAAGGTCTGTATCATGAAGGTAAGATGGTCGGATATGTTAAAAGAGCTCATGATGTAGATGTTAATTTAAATGCCCATACAATGTTTGAGAATTTAGTAGTTAAAGCATCGGGAGTTTTATCAGCAATACATTTATTAAGAAGTAGTAAAATAAATCCATTAGATATTGACTATGTAATAGAGTGTTCAGAAGAGGCGTGTGGAGACATAAATCAAAGAGGCGGAGGAAACTTTGCAAAATCTATAGCTGAAATAGCAGGTTATAATAATGCTACAGGATCAGATACAAGAGGATTCTGTGCAGCTCCTACACATGCACTAATTCAAGCAGCAGCTCTTGTTAAATCAGGTGTTTATAAAAATGTAGTAGTTGTAGCTGGTGGAGCTAGTGCAAAACTGGGAATGAATGCTAAAGACCATATCAAAAAAGGTCTTCCAGTTTTAGAAGATGTGGTAGGAGGATTTGCAGTATTAGTATCTGAAAATGATGGTATAAATCCAATAATTAGAACTGATCTAGTTGGAAAACATAATGTTGGAACTGGTTCATCTCCTCAGGCTGTTATGACTGCACTTATAACAAGTGGATTAGATAGAGCTAATCTAAAAATAACAGATGTAGATGTATTCTCTGTTGAAATGCAAAATCCTGATATAACAAAACCGGCTGGTGCAGGGGATGTTCCTGAAGCTAACTATAAAATGATAGGAGCACTTGCTGTTAAGCGTGGAGATTTAGAAAAGAAAGAATTAAAAGACTTTGTGGCTAACAAAGGACTTCCAGGATGGGCACCGACTCAAGGTCATATACCATCAGGTGTTCCATATGTAGGTTTCTGTATAGATGATTTAACTATGGGAGATAAAAATAGAGCTATGATAGTAGGTAAAGGTAGTTTATTCTTAGGAAGAATGACTAATTTATTTGACGGTGTATCATTTATAGTTGAAAGAAATAATGGAGTAGAAGAAGAATCTAGTGGAGTATCTAAGGACGAGGTTAAAAAAATTATAGCAGAGGCTCTTAGAAAACTGGCATTAGATATGATAGAAGAATAG
- a CDS encoding xanthine phosphoribosyltransferase, which translates to MKLLQEKILNDGRVSGNDILKVDNFLNHQLDIAFLNEIGKEFKNRFADGKIDKILTIEASGIAIASIASQHFGNVPVVFAKKVESKNLDKEVYETKVYSFTKGKEYSVKVSKRYLHEGENILILDDFLANGRAALGLKDLVDQANANLAGIGIVIEKGFQEGRSLLEEEGVKLESLAILESIENGVITFK; encoded by the coding sequence ATGAAATTATTACAAGAAAAAATACTAAATGATGGTCGTGTGTCTGGAAATGACATATTAAAAGTAGATAACTTTTTAAATCATCAGTTAGATATAGCATTTTTAAATGAGATAGGGAAAGAGTTTAAAAATAGATTTGCAGATGGAAAAATAGATAAAATACTAACAATAGAAGCTTCTGGAATCGCGATAGCATCTATAGCATCTCAGCATTTTGGAAATGTTCCTGTTGTATTTGCAAAAAAAGTTGAATCTAAAAATTTAGATAAAGAAGTTTATGAAACAAAGGTATATTCATTTACAAAAGGAAAAGAATATAGTGTAAAAGTATCTAAAAGATATTTGCATGAAGGTGAAAATATACTAATATTAGATGATTTCTTAGCGAATGGTAGAGCGGCATTAGGCCTTAAAGACTTAGTAGACCAAGCTAACGCGAATCTAGCAGGTATAGGTATAGTTATAGAAAAAGGATTCCAAGAAGGTAGATCACTTTTAGAAGAAGAAGGTGTAAAATTAGAATCATTAGCTATACTTGAGTCGATTGAAAATGGAGTAATAACTTTTAAGTAA
- a CDS encoding ABC transporter permease subunit: protein MVELIKFEIGKIFSKKMVWVLLLAVLWSMGSSIYRDARMLKFNGIKNKEEVQQIVSPYEGEVLTKERIKEHEDYEKKLRKKDNLSAEEFVLSSILNFDYNLDIDPDYVVGDREYKKSELKKDLDKLNQEGKTDTFEYKNMEYIYNLIDKKEAQTYHYKMEWIYGADFQRIAPFLSILVIVGIATIFSSDYQNNTVPLVLSSKLGKNKLITSKILSSLIFSTIIFIFVNCVFLSYIALDKFKGWNQALNSLRYFEATPYNITVIQYYIRGLMFSFIGIILFTLLVMLISLLVKNNILSMLISLGIYSVPVFICSFMPTKQLAIIFRQLNLEELISVEALFRNTDTYNIFGNPVLYANLLVTISLILIPIVTYMIIHFGKKQAI, encoded by the coding sequence ATGGTAGAATTAATTAAATTTGAAATAGGAAAAATTTTTTCAAAAAAAATGGTGTGGGTATTACTTTTAGCAGTATTATGGTCTATGGGTTCTTCAATTTATAGAGATGCAAGAATGTTAAAATTTAATGGTATAAAAAATAAAGAAGAGGTTCAACAAATTGTATCTCCTTATGAAGGAGAAGTTTTAACAAAAGAACGAATAAAAGAACATGAGGATTATGAAAAAAAACTTCGAAAAAAAGATAATCTTTCAGCTGAAGAATTTGTACTTAGCAGTATATTAAATTTTGATTATAATTTAGATATTGATCCAGATTATGTGGTTGGAGATAGAGAGTATAAAAAAAGTGAACTTAAAAAAGATTTAGATAAATTAAATCAAGAAGGCAAAACTGATACATTTGAATATAAAAATATGGAATATATATATAACCTGATAGATAAAAAAGAAGCTCAAACATATCATTACAAGATGGAATGGATATATGGTGCTGATTTTCAGAGGATAGCTCCATTTTTATCAATATTAGTTATCGTAGGAATTGCCACTATATTTAGTAGTGATTATCAAAATAATACTGTACCGTTAGTATTAAGCTCGAAGTTAGGAAAAAATAAACTTATAACTTCAAAAATACTATCATCATTAATTTTTAGCACAATAATATTTATTTTTGTAAATTGCGTATTTTTAAGCTATATTGCACTTGATAAATTTAAAGGATGGAATCAAGCTTTAAATAGCTTAAGATATTTTGAGGCAACTCCATATAATATTACAGTAATACAATATTATATTAGAGGATTAATGTTTAGTTTTATAGGAATTATTTTATTTACACTACTAGTAATGCTTATATCTTTATTAGTAAAAAATAATATACTATCAATGTTAATATCTTTAGGTATATATTCTGTACCAGTTTTTATATGTTCATTTATGCCAACGAAACAACTTGCAATTATATTTAGACAATTAAATTTAGAGGAACTTATAAGTGTAGAAGCATTATTCCGTAATACAGACACATATAATATTTTTGGAAATCCAGTGTTATATGCTAATTTACTTGTAACTATATCTTTAATACTTATACCAATAGTAACTTATATGATTATACATTTTGGAAAAAAACAGGCAATATAA
- the fsa gene encoding fructose-6-phosphate aldolase: MRFFIDTANIEEIKEANDLGVICGVTTNPSLIAKEGRDFIEVVKEITEIVDGPISAEVISLNAEGMVAEAEKLVKIHKNIVIKLPMTEEGLKATKILSQRGIKTNVTLIFSSVQALLAARAGATYVSPFVGRLDDIGQNGMDLIAEVVEIFNANNIETQIIVASVRNPIHVSQAATIGADIATVPLKVIKQMTKHPLTDKGIESFIKDWEGASLKL, encoded by the coding sequence ATGAGATTTTTTATAGACACAGCAAACATAGAAGAAATAAAAGAAGCTAACGATTTAGGCGTTATTTGTGGAGTTACTACAAACCCATCATTAATAGCTAAAGAAGGAAGAGACTTTATAGAAGTAGTTAAAGAAATAACTGAAATAGTTGATGGACCAATAAGTGCTGAAGTAATAAGTTTAAATGCTGAAGGTATGGTAGCTGAAGCTGAAAAGTTAGTTAAAATACATAAAAACATAGTTATAAAATTACCTATGACAGAAGAAGGATTAAAAGCTACTAAAATATTATCACAAAGAGGAATAAAGACTAATGTTACATTAATATTTAGTTCAGTTCAAGCTCTTTTAGCAGCTAGAGCAGGGGCTACTTATGTAAGTCCATTTGTTGGAAGATTAGATGATATAGGGCAAAATGGTATGGATTTAATAGCAGAAGTAGTGGAAATATTTAATGCTAATAACATAGAAACTCAAATAATAGTTGCAAGTGTTAGAAATCCAATACATGTATCTCAAGCTGCTACAATAGGTGCAGATATAGCAACTGTACCACTAAAAGTTATAAAGCAAATGACTAAACATCCTTTAACAGATAAAGGTATAGAAAGCTTTATAAAAGACTGGGAAGGCGCTTCATTAAAATTATAA
- the grdD gene encoding glycine/sarcosine/betaine reductase complex component C subunit alpha, which produces MSKKIIGQTLLEVANAIESGEFGKKVKIGLTTLGSEHGVVNLVNGANLANSNLFDIVLIGPKVDTDLEIVEVNCEKDMHNKMEELLDSGYIDACVTMHYNFPIGVSTVGRVITPGKGKEMILATTTGTSATNRIESMVRNAIYGVATAKSIGIKKPKVGILNVDGARQVEKCLKELKENGYDLEFAESIRADGGSVMRGNDLLAGAPDVMVTDTLSGNIFMKVFSSFTTGGDYESSGYGYGPGVGEDYNRKILILSRASGTPVVANALKYAYDVAKGNVSQIAKNEFKVAKKAKFDEIISSTTKKEVKTSEEVKCPEKEVVTTQISGIDIMDLEEAVKELWKNNVYADSGMGCTGPIVLVNEAKGEIAVKILLKAGYTAK; this is translated from the coding sequence ATGTCTAAGAAAATAATAGGGCAAACTCTCCTAGAGGTAGCTAATGCAATAGAAAGTGGAGAATTTGGGAAGAAAGTAAAAATAGGATTAACTACTTTAGGAAGTGAACATGGAGTAGTTAATTTAGTAAATGGAGCTAACTTAGCAAATTCTAATTTATTTGATATAGTTTTGATAGGACCTAAAGTTGATACTGATCTTGAAATAGTAGAAGTTAATTGTGAAAAAGATATGCATAATAAAATGGAAGAGTTATTAGATAGTGGATATATAGATGCTTGTGTTACTATGCATTATAATTTTCCAATAGGTGTATCTACAGTAGGTAGAGTAATAACACCTGGAAAAGGTAAGGAAATGATATTAGCTACAACTACAGGTACAAGCGCTACAAATAGAATAGAGTCAATGGTTAGAAATGCTATATATGGAGTAGCAACAGCAAAAAGTATAGGTATAAAAAAACCTAAGGTTGGAATTCTTAATGTAGATGGAGCAAGACAAGTTGAGAAGTGTTTGAAAGAATTAAAAGAAAATGGATATGATTTAGAGTTTGCGGAGTCAATAAGAGCAGATGGTGGAAGTGTTATGAGAGGTAATGACTTATTAGCAGGAGCACCAGATGTTATGGTTACAGATACATTAAGCGGAAATATATTTATGAAGGTATTTTCTTCGTTTACGACAGGTGGAGATTATGAGTCTAGTGGATATGGATATGGGCCTGGTGTAGGAGAAGATTATAATAGAAAAATACTTATATTATCAAGAGCATCTGGAACACCAGTTGTAGCAAATGCTTTAAAATATGCTTATGATGTAGCTAAAGGAAATGTAAGTCAAATAGCTAAAAATGAGTTTAAAGTTGCTAAAAAAGCTAAGTTTGATGAAATTATATCAAGTACAACAAAAAAGGAAGTAAAGACTAGCGAAGAAGTAAAATGTCCTGAAAAAGAAGTTGTTACTACTCAAATATCGGGAATAGATATAATGGATTTAGAGGAAGCCGTAAAAGAACTATGGAAAAATAATGTATATGCAGATAGCGGTATGGGATGTACAGGACCTATAGTATTGGTAAATGAAGCTAAAGGTGAAATTGCTGTTAAGATTTTATTAAAAGCTGGATACACAGCTAAGTAA